TCCCTCCTccatccccccctccccgcaCCCCAGCCCCTCACAGCCTCTAGTTTAAGTGGAAGTAAGGGTTTCAAAAAACGAGCTCAGAAAGTACTGACAAGTGGAACATAGGAATTCTCACCATTTATATGAGGACAGCTCACTGACCCTCTCGCTAAATTGGACTTTTTCTGGGTTCCATTCTGGCTTGAGAACTTCTGGTCTCTGGTGCCATGCGGCAGATGAGAAAAATCTGAGGTTGTCAAATTTTTGTTAAATAATGTAATGTGTATATGCCTGTAAGGTGTTTTCACACAGTAATTTTCCGATAGTTACGTTATAAATTTTGAAccacattttctaaaaaaatcattaatcAATACAGGTCTGTACCAAGAATTTTCTTAGGGGGTAAGAAATCccaaaaagtggaccttacttttttttttggggggggggggagggagttttctgataaaaatctgaccacccgtgaaaaaaaaagaatgatttATTtatgcagtatctccacgggaggTTTATTGTCTgatttgactacataccagtcagagtgatctagcttatgctttttagttttgtctacaaatagcacatctATTGAGAACCTAAAGTGGACCTTATGCTgttgtgggggtggggggtccattcgcaccccctgcacccccctgagtACAGGTCTGTAATAAAATCTTATTAGAATATGCTGTAACCTTTGAAATGGTACAATGCTATTAGCACTTAAAGACACacaatatataaaaaacaataacaacaacaataaaaatagaaataacaaCATTAAGAATTATAAtgagaataagaataagattGAGAATGATGGGAAAATGGGAATAAAatgagaataaaaataaaaatcatgataacaataataatttaaatgtGATAGCATACTCCGACTGCTGGTGCTCTCTTTCTGAGACATTGGTGTGTAAGGCTGATGTCCCCTGCCGGTCTGTCAATCGGGACGTCAAAAGGGACGTGTTTGTATCTTCATCACTACTGTCTCCTGTCAGACCAAAGAAACCTCCCTTGGCACCTGGTTCACTTTCTGATGAGCTCCTCTCATCTGATGGCGATTTCGGGCTGGACCTGTCCCCATTATCTGATGTGCTGGAGTCACTGGAACCATAGTCTGAAAGATgcagatgataatgatggttatGATACCATCATTGATGAAAAATAGTGATGATCATGGTGATAAATGatgaataatgataatgaaaaaatttaaagaaaatgatgataaaatgataaattctaaataaaaaattaagatTGTCTTGGCTGTTTCcagataatgattatgatgacaaaTGATGGTGAgttatgatatttttttcttacagaTAGATATCTATCAGGTGCACATTTAGATCGCACAATTAATGCTAAATTTCCAATATCATTGTTTGTGCAATTTTCAGAAAATTTCGCATTTATTGTGTTGTAACACCTGCATGGGTAAGGAATTCTAAAATCATAAAGATAATATTAATGATAGATTAACTTTTTTTCTGAAATCTTAAATCTAAGCTTGATAGACCTgcaaaaaacaccaaaagaGCCCTGTTGATTACCTAAGATTGAGGATGGTATTGTCAGTGGCTGATCCAAATTGCACTTGCTGATTGTGTCTGTAGTTGAGTTACAATCCTCTGAATCTGCcttatttcttgttttccttCTTCGTCTTCTCCTCCTTCTTTTCAATGGAGGTGAGCTGGCATCTTAAGAATAGCAGACATATTCCATTTATTCAGTTCTTCTTATAATGGCATTCTCTTGCAAACAAACCTGCTTCATTGCTTTTCCCAGAGGCGCTTGTGATGAGAGAACCAAATAATGCCCCTTCATCTGACCCTGAAagggagaaaaaaaaggtcttATTCATTGAACTTATACAAAGGCAAAATTGTGAATCTTAAAGTCGCATTGtcgccagtttacttccggaggtccgacagaaacctcaaccgttaaaagacaaaagaatctattaaaatccgagatattaaacaggccatccgctctaaattatccatcacatcctcaaagaaacttccaataaacacactgctttcaatattttgaaatatttttcgcgttttccgttaaaaatcgtcggagattgttacgtaatcgaccggaagtaaactggtgacaatgcggctttaacttcCAATTCTTATAAAATTCCAGTTCGAAGGGATGGGGGGCACTCCCCAGAGTCCAACACTGCAGTGgacccccccccaaaaaaaaaaaaaatgaatgatcACATCCCTTGGCCCCTTAAGTTTTTAGTAGCTGTCAGGGTCAGCTGGTATTAAGCACTCATAGCTTGCAGCTGCTCATGGcactaaaaaaacatcattttaACTTGTCATGCGGTCTCTCCCACTAAAGAAAACTCTGTTGCTGCCACTGTCTAATCTAAAATTACCTTATTTAGGGACATAATAGGCCTTGGAATACTGGGGTAGCACAATACAAAGGTATAATCGAGGTGATAATATTTCACTTGGTTGACTTTTTAGTATCTAAGTGAATTTAGATTATTACGCCTCAAGTTTCTTTGCCACTGTAAGGCAACTAACCATATTTCTTGGAAAGTGCCTCAAATTCCCCCTTCTCTACCTGGCCTGTAGCAATCCTGTAACCCTAGCGAAAAAAGAACAGAAATGGATGATGTAAAACAGACCTTACAAGACTAATTATGATGACATACCAAggctatttattttcttatgtATGTACAGATCAAGACATGAGAGGCCATCTCCGGGATGGTTCAATGCACAGACCCAAGCCTTTGCATTTGCTGTGTAGTATAAAGTGTCAAACTCACACCAGAATAAACATAGGAAATGGCTGTGGCTGTCACACTGAGATGGatgaaatatataatttcaatgaaaacaaacactCTCTGGCAACTCTCTGGTTGATTCATAAGCAGTGAATAAGTTGCGTttcattgttattattttgccACTGGAGGAAACATGAGTTAGTGCAGGTCACATTACCCATAACACATAATTAAGTAAAACACTGCACATCGTAACCAGATAATTCAATCGTCTATGTAAAGCAATTAATAACGATGGGCTTACCTGCAGATTGGCAAGGACGTTTTCAAACTTAAAATCTTTTGCGACTAAtgttgaaatgaaatttgtcACGGATAGGATAACATCAGGTTATATATGTTTGATAGTACTGACAAGTAAGTAAATAAATCATAAAGAAAGCTTAGCTGCAAATGAATGAATacggaataaaaaaaaaaacaaataaaaaacactcataaacataaaatacaaatgaaatagcataaacaatattgggTTCACTTACATAGATAAGCGCCCCTTTTGACAGATGGATCCATAGTTTCTggatcttataaaaaaaataatggaatattttttgtttagtgATTGCGCGATTTATGTGTACAGCAGAATCTCAAGAGAAAACATGCGCACACTTTTGGTTTTGTATATCCGCTGACTTCTATAAGACAAGTTGGTGGGCTCAAAATgataaaattcaaaattgcATGATAAAAACTCATTTAGAGAAAGTGAAATCTATAAACCGGGGCTTAAAGAGCGTTTCTCGATTATCCCTCTAGCAACGAGATGGAAGAACAAGAGATAGACTTCAGAGACGAAGCTCAAGGGGTTATCAAAGACATCGCGTTTAGTGTTTCGCAGATTTCAGTATCAGAAAAGCTGCCTTCAAGTCGAGAGAGCGTGTTTTTGAACATCGAGACCAAGGAAAATATATGCTTCTGTGTTCAGCTGTGTATTCAGGGTTTTAGGGTAAGGTACAAGAGTCTGCAGATTCATATTTGATGTGAATGTGGTACTTTGTGTGATAAAATATTTAGCGAACTAAATTTGGATGTCAAATGTAGATGAGTTGTTTTTTACGTTAGTTGGTACTAAGTGAATGTTTTAACTGTTTATTTTGACAGTACTGTTACCATAATTATTTCCTCTTGCTCTCATTTATAAATCATCTCGTGGTACCGTCAATATTGCCCATAAAAGAAGATGTGAATTTAGACAACTTGTCGTTGTTGTCAAACAAAATCCTTGACAATTCTGGATACATAGCCTAATCGGGATCCAAACATGCAAGATTtgtttattgatatttttttatattaattatGTAATTATCTATGTTTCTTACCTACGTTCtgtttaagtggtgattttaaGAATATGTATATCTACATTTCCgagtaaaacattttttattcatatattttatttacataGTTCCTTCTCACTTTCAATTGCATTTCTTTTCCCCTCAAACAAGATGAGTTAGCTTGAGAGAGTGTTCATTGGATATAGTTTTGCCTTTTAAGGATGTTTCTTGTTGCACACAATGGAGAAAAGTACATTCCCCTTGTCTTTGAACTTTGCATTTAGTGATTTACTTGCCTATATTTTGTAGAATTAATGTTCTTAGATTTCACCCTTTTTTCTATAATATGTACTTATGTTAGATTTATTGAGATATCGGAACCTCTTTAATCTTATAGGATTCTAGGTGATCTTTAAATCCTTTTAAAAGAGCTTTTAAGATAGATAACAAAGGCTAACATAATAATAGGAAGTCTGCGCCTTAAATTTCAATGAATATCAAGTGCTAGAAGACAGGTGCAAATCTTTCTTGTGGGTATAAGATAATGATCTCTAAGTTACGTCTGGTTTTGAAAGCGTTCGTTTTGAAAGCCCTCTAAGAAAATGATATTGCATAAGGGCTTGgcatgttatttatttatttatttgtttttttaaagaacaaAGACTGACAAAATAAgtgaataaatatatataaatataatatccAACTCTATACCTGTGTATCGAGCACTCTTCTATGGACCCTACACCTCGCATGAAATAGAGGTTGCCCTGCAAGAAGTGATATGTATCACTGGTAATATGACTAGTGTTCAAACATGAATTACAGTCTGACCTTCATATAACaaccatatatttttttagctttatatttttaaatttttattataagtaTAAGAAAAACCTCAACATAACCTATATTTGAGAGCATTTACCTCCATAAAGCAACAACTTGCTTCAGACTAAAGTTTGGTCATAAACTTTGTcatcagtttacttctggtcgaTTATGTACCTATTTTTGATGATTGTTTTCagaaaatgtgaaaaatattccaaaaaaTCAGTGTATCTATTCATGTCTATTCATTCTACTAACTAtggtctattggaagtttctttgaggatgtcaTTGATGATTTAGAGCAGATAGCCTGTTAAATAACagggattctaatagattcttaaGCCCCTTTACTTCAGccctctggaagtaaactaatgacaatgcggctttaagtagGTTACCACAGTAATAGCATTCCTGCaatttcttttttggtaattgctttttttttttctacaggtTGTTAGCAACACATTTGATTTCTGCTCATTTGATGAAAAGGACAGCATTACTCAGAACACGCCATTCTACGAGACCATATATGCCTTACTGGATACTATAAGTCCAGGCTACTCACAAATGTTTGGTAATGAATTGTCCAGGAAGTTATCAGAACTTCAACAAAAAACAAGCTCCCATTAGAAGCATGTTAAAATTCTGCCTAAAGTCCTGGCGTCCAATGGTGCTGATTATACATTTGATGATGCGAGGGCTAGACCTGGGATTGAAGGGGCGAGCACAGAGTGCATTTAATTTATTGTCTCTTTTAgctatgtctttttttttatgctcactatataaaaaaaaggataaattTTAGGCAACCAGGAAGGCATGACTTCATCTCAGCTAATAAATCTAGGCAATAAACCACAAGTAggacaatgtttttttatctttatttttatttttttttattttttgttttgctatTTTATTATACTAGTCTGTTGAACTGATTTGTGTGACCCACGTTTtccaacaacaaaaattagAAGCAAATTGTTATAGTTACTTAATTCATTCCTTGGTTTGGGTCCTCCCACGCTTATGTAATGTCTAAATAATGCTCACACAAAGTCACCACATTTTAGACTCTTTTCTACTTTGCTTCAGAAGTTTGGGCTATTTTCTTCAAGAGGGGTTTTGCAACGCGCGCTacttgaaattgtcgcgcGCGTTGCAAGATCATGGCGGAAAATTGTCGAAACACAGGGAGTTGGAAGCCGATCATTTACCATAAAGTCAACGATACtaaataaaatgacaaataaaacgCCGTTTTATTGTGAAGCTCTATAAACTTAAACTGCTAGCCGTCTCTCCTTTGGCGGAAACCCCCGAAAGTCCCCAATTAGGTGCTACAATAGCCTGAGTGCCGAGTGCACCAGCCTATGGCGTTAGAATCCGCCATTGTATTTCAGCGTTTTCACACGACCTAGAGGGAAACCTGACCCTAGGAGCACCCACTGCGTATACTGTATTTTAACGGACTACTGACGCGCGCTCGCAGGCTACTAGAAACCCGGGAGTAATCAAATCGTACGGTACTGGACCTTACAAgggccaatcagagcgcgcttTTATGGATATCGGACCCCGAAAAAATGAAGTTAACGTTATATCGATCCACTGTATttacaggggggtggggtggactctccagaaaagtagacggagGGGGAGGGATTGTCACATAGGGTATAAATTGTCCAactgccatctcttagggtataaaatgtGACCAACTGCTATTTCTAAGTGAATGTTTAactttttttcgattctgttatatcttagggtataaaattcgactaATTGTTATTCCTAAGGGAATAGCAATTAGTCGCaatttttttcgattctgccATCTCTTAGAATTAAAAATTTCTCACTATcaccccgtctgtttttatcggagtctCCCGGCCTGTATTGGTGCCAGACCCCAGGCTCTCCCTGCCCATTCttcaatattaaaatattcatttatttatagtCCCCAGCGGTCGGAGTCACACAACACTCCGTGGAGCGTTGTGAGACTCCGATCGCTGGGGGCTGCGAAGGAGACTAACTGACCTTTGGGAACGCTCGCAAAGACTGCTGTCATGCGATATACCGGAAGTTGCTATTTTCAAGTTAGAGAAACTCCAACTGAAATAAGACCCCCCCAaagacatcatcatcattgcatTATCTTGCCCATAAACAACTGCTGGCATTTTTCCACAGTTGTCGCCACGATGTCACGCACACACTCACGTATACCTTAGAATTGACTCGTTTATtatgaaatagaaaaaacaGTTTTCAGTGCATTTGGTTTTCATATGCATGCGTGACAGAAGCCAGGTTGATCTTTAACCAATGTTCGTTAGCtggtgtgtttttgttttgtgtgtgtgttttttttttgaagaaaGGTTTTCTGAATGAACGCGTCGTGAATGAATACATCGAAATATTGATGAAAAAATTATCCTTGACAACTTTTAATggttttacaaaataattaatCCCTTATGAAAATACATTTTGACACATAGCAAACAGAGATAGGCGTTGATTGGCAGACCTTGGTTAATCAAAGGAGCTAAACTGTCAGCTGTTACTTATCAACATAAAGCGAGAAGCTGTCGTTGTGTCGTTTTGTTGTAGCAAACCAAGGAGAGCACGTTCACGTTTCAAGGTCAAGAGCGAAACTCATTGAGCAGTGTGCTACAAATTACTCACTGCTAAACAGTGTTGCGTTAGTTTGCGCTAATTTGAAACAACTGGCAACACTCGGAATTTCGTGTGACATAATATCTGAAGATATCAAGCAAAGTGACGGAATTTCAGCAAGACTTCAGAGTGAGAAACAAAGTCTTTATCTGTGGGTTTTGTTAACTCTGTTGGACGTTATCACATGCTGTAGTCCCATTGAGTATCATAAAGATCAAGCCGAAGTACAAAGTCGTTTGTCTGTCAGATCCATAAATAGACCAGGATAAAGGCTGCGGCACATTGACAACTCTTTAACCTTCAAAATAACGAAATTTTCGAGTAAACAACTCGGGATAGCGAAGAGTTCAGATGGCTTTCTTCTTTATAGATCACTGTGTCAACTCGACGATACCAGACTCCGCTGCGTTCACTGCCACAGGCATCCTGATACTACTCGCTCTCATTACAATTCCTGGCAATCTACTTGTCGTTCTTGCTGTCCTTTTGGATCCAAACAAAGACCTTCGCTCACCGTTCAATTACTTTATCGCTAATTTGGCCTTTGCTGATCTCGTCGTTGGCTTGGTAACAGAGCCTGTCGCTATTATACATCATTTTCAGATAGGACTTGGAGTGCTGGAAATTGGATCGTCAGTGATTCACATGTCATTCTTCATATCATGCACAGCGTCTGTTCTCAGCCTATCAGTGTTGACGTTAGATCGGTACATAGCTATCACGTCACCATTCAAGTACAAGACCAAATTGAATCCGGGACATGCCGCAATATTGTGCGCGATCGTTTGGACAATATCCATTGTGTTTCCATTCCTATACTTCCATATCGGCTACATCCAGTATGCTTTTGTATTTGTCAACACTGCAGTACTGATTACATTCATTGTTCTGTTATTTGCCTATATAAGAATTTACAAAATATTCCGCAAACAAGTTCGGGAGTGGGACGTACTCCATTCTGGAACTTCGGAAAACCGGAGGAAGAAGCAAGCTATCCGATACGAGCAAAAGCTCACGAAAACCTTCCTTATTATGCTAGCCATATTCGTTTGGTGTTATTTTACTGCTAGTGGCTTCATCTACCTTATCAACCTTTGCGAAGCTTGCAGCTGCCACGTCATCCActggtcacgtgaccttcAATTCCTGTTTATCCTGTTAAGTTCTGGTTTAAACCCGTTTTTGTACTCCTGGCGGTTGAGGTCGTACAGAAGAGCCTTCGCGTGCTTAGTTTGCATGGGAAGAAAAAGGGAGTTGGCGAGAAAGGCCTCGTTCGAGCTCAGGAGCTTCAGGCGTTCTACTAGAGGTTCAAGTTTGAAAAAGGCGAACAGCACCAACTGTAATGCTAATTTGTAAATTTGATGGACCTACAACAGAATGCAGAAAGCGTAACTAGGATTGGCCGAGTGGGGTGCACTTGGAAAAGGGTAGTGGTTTGGCGccaaggggagagggggaggatGCGCGCGCCTCTTGTGCGCCCCCTGTCTAAGCGCTTTAGACTCGGTATTCAAATACAGGAATtaaatacagtggaacctggattttagaTCTTGTAAATTACAAATTACAGTCTTATAGAGAGTAACTGTATAGTCTTTCACAGAGTACAGTTAAAACATTAATATTTTGTAGAAGTTGATAATTAACTCGGCCTCGCtacaacaatattttcaatggatttttctttatatcgtaaaatacctcgattttacatacattttctttccaaAAGGCATATCATCAAATcaaggttctactgtatgtggGAAGACTAGCCACCGCCTATTGGCCTTCAAACTAAACCTGCGTCGTTTGGCGCCgagggggggtgggagggggtgCTCGCACAtcctgtcccccccccccccccccctccatcctGCGTACAAGCCTTAGACTTTGAGCACCGGGAGTAAAATATTGAAGATGACATATCGCCTATTATCCTTAATTTGTAGTGTGTTACGGTAGCTCGGGATGAGTAGAGGGTGGGGGTATACCGTGACTTCGAATCGCTCTTTTCTTCTGTTCGCCAACAATAATTGTTGCTGTTGCAGTGTTTTTGTACGTTTTTGTGTCTACGTACTATTCACGCGtcttcattatcataatcGATTGATTGAAAATGTCTGTATTTCAACCGCAACATCTTTTATTCGCATGCAATTAGCACATGAGAAAAGGATGTGCTAACTAGCGTAAGCCTTTCTATTTTCTAGTTTATTAATGAGATGAATAAAATTAGTGAAACTGAATACATGCTTTATATTTACTTTATCGAAATTGTTTGTTACTGACGAAAAGGCGTCACCACCTTGGAACGTTAGATCATTCCGCCTTCCCTACCCCCTACCCTTTGGGAGTCATGTGCAGGACCTGCTTActctgggggagggggcatatcaagaaaattgagtCCAAAATTTTCGTTTTTGGCAACCGcagtcacttccatataaggaaactaataaattccttatttggaaaatctgcatgattcttgtattttttaaggCGTTCGTACCccaggggcttcgtaaactttatgacttgtaaccagaaagaaaaacagttactgtgaccatctttagttagttgagaaggtccctgaaaagaaactaagtttcctcggtaccagacccccaaaacgacaacgttttcttcatatggctGGGGTTGATGCGCGGGCAATTGTGCCTAGCTAGGGGTGGTGTACGAAAATGCTGCCGGAACGTTTCATAGCCTACAcctacttgtaggctttagatgctgttttcggcgaTAAAAACCCTCGAAATCGTAGTTTGTGGCCGCCGTCTTGGGCTCGAGTGACAAAAAATGAAAGGCGCCTAATGTTTTGTCACTCAAATCCAAGTTGGCGGACACGAACTACGGTTTCGGGATTTCGTGGGTTTTTATCGCCGgaaacagcatctaaagccCCTACAGGTAGTCTAGAATGTTCAAATCAAATGgttttcattttctaaaatataatATCCAGGACTGGCCGAAAGTCGCCTGGAATCTTTTCGACAAGGGCGGCCTTGTCATGGTCCTCCAATAAGCGAAATCACTTTGACTTTTGAGTGACACAAAGTAAAACGTCAAAATTAACATAGTGATGGCTGTAACCATTACGTTAGAGGGCCGTTAGAGAGCGATGGTTTAAATAAAATCTTTCTAAAATAAGCCATGACTAAATTGCTTTCTGTGATTGTGTTGCCGGCGTTGACAAAACCCGGATCAGAATATGGAGGTGACAAAAAGTTTTACAATGTTTCTGTTGAGATTATTCGTCTCATTGACACACGGTAAGGGGTCGATCGAGGTCAAAACAAcggtacttttttttttttttttggggggggggggcgagaCCCAtcatttttttcgattttcataaaaatcgGGTTTTAAACTGCTGATCTCTCGCGGAATATTTGACGCATCCGTGATGAAAACCTACACTATCTACTATAACATGATCGTTTCATGTTAGTGTGTTTTTGATGGTAAGGCCAAGAAGCTTAGTAGAAGTCGTTTCCTGGATTTGTTTCCCGTCTTCTGTGACTGGGTTATACTGTTTCGGGGAGCGACAAAATCTAATGGTGAGCTCTTTAGTTTTGTCGAGGTTAAGTTGGAAGAAGGTTTTCCGCTGACCAGTTCGAAAGTGATCCACTCCTTCTTGTGCTTTACTTTGCTGCCCCTGTTTTGACCTCGATCGACCCCTTACATAGTCATTGAGACGAATAATCTCCACAGAAACATTGCGAAACTTTCTCTCATCTTCATATTCCGATCCGATCCGGGTTTAACAACGccgttattttgccgccaaaagcttTAGGGATTGCGCGCGAGTTTGCAACCGAAAAATCCACGTAAAATCTTTGGGTGAATTCTTAGCGCAATTTGCTCTTTCGACTTTGAGATTACTTTACTCAAATGTTGGATCAAGATCAAATAATAAAGCGAAGAGGGTGAGCTTCCTGTGTGTGATTTGTCTTTGAGCCCACAAGAAAATTTCAGCGGatattttcaagatggcggatgggGAACAGTTGACAACAGCGTCTGCTAATGGCGACGAAAAGGTAGTTTTCGTTTTGCAGGTTATAACTATGGCAAGTTTTCAGAATTTCCCGTTGAAAAGCAATTACTTACCAGCGCCTAGCACTGTTTCCAAAACAACATCTACTTCAATAGATATC
The DNA window shown above is from Nematostella vectensis chromosome 15, jaNemVect1.1, whole genome shotgun sequence and carries:
- the LOC5504983 gene encoding histamine H2 receptor, with product MAFFFIDHCVNSTIPDSAAFTATGILILLALITIPGNLLVVLAVLLDPNKDLRSPFNYFIANLAFADLVVGLVTEPVAIIHHFQIGLGVLEIGSSVIHMSFFISCTASVLSLSVLTLDRYIAITSPFKYKTKLNPGHAAILCAIVWTISIVFPFLYFHIGYIQYAFVFVNTAVLITFIVLLFAYIRIYKIFRKQVREWDVLHSGTSENRRKKQAIRYEQKLTKTFLIMLAIFVWCYFTASGFIYLINLCEACSCHVIHWSRDLQFLFILLSSGLNPFLYSWRLRSYRRAFACLVCMGRKRELARKASFELRSFRRSTRGSSLKKANSTNCNANL
- the LOC116612557 gene encoding uncharacterized protein LOC116612557, which produces MDPSVKRGAYLFAKDFKFENVLANLQGYRIATGQVEKGEFEALSKKYGSDEGALFGSLITSASGKSNEADASSPPLKRRRRRRRRKTRNKADSEDCNSTTDTISKCNLDQPLTIPSSILDYGSSDSSTSDNGDRSSPKSPSDERSSSESEPGAKGGFFGLTGDSSDEDTNTSLLTSRLTDRQGTSALHTNVSEREHQQSEFFSSAAWHQRPEVLKPEWNPEKVQFSERVSELSSYKCWKCRRIGHLAEDCTVRVGAATGRRPHETRALSSLSEDDKMTADKASLNDFYRRCRELRQSKNAMCTECGGRSNLANCLECGLTLCDGKGHLTRHLMEFPSHTKLYSFKLKKMIKCHKPTCAVVDITKLMMCASCLGKQFDGHYSMINATWSRSGLKGLPSTIACDQHFHWHRMNCANSSDELLVTPEKLELSEQQGDGLLSEFYF
- the LOC5504977 gene encoding GSK3-beta interaction protein gives rise to the protein MEEQEIDFRDEAQGVIKDIAFSVSQISVSEKLPSSRESVFLNIETKENICFCVQLCIQGFRVVSNTFDFCSFDEKDSITQNTPFYETIYALLDTISPGYSQMFGNELSRKLSELQQKTSSH